In a genomic window of Colius striatus isolate bColStr4 chromosome 2, bColStr4.1.hap1, whole genome shotgun sequence:
- the EEF1A1 gene encoding elongation factor 1-alpha 1, with protein MGKEKTHINIVVIGHVDSGKSTTTGHLIYKCGGIDKRTIEKFEKEAAEMGKGSFKYAWVLDKLKAERERGITIDISLWKFETSKYYVTIIDAPGHRDFIKNMITGTSQADCAVLIVAAGVGEFEAGISKNGQTREHALLAYTLGVKQLIVGVNKMDSTEPPYSQKRYEEIVKEVSTYIKKIGYNPDTVAFVPISGWNGDNMLEPSSNMPWFKGWKVTRKDGNASGTTLLEALDCILPPTRPTDKPLRLPLQDVYKIGGIGTVPVGRVETGVLKPGMVVTFAPVNVTTEVKSVEMHHEALSEALPGDNVGFNVKNVSVKDVRRGNVAGDSKNDPPMEAAGFTAQVIILNHPGQISAGYAPVLDCHTAHIACKFAELKEKIDRRSGKKLEDGPKFLKSGDAAIVDMIPGKPMCVESFSDYPPLGRFAVRDMRQTVAVGVIKAVDKKAGGAGKVTKSAQKAQKAK; from the exons ATGGGAAAGGAGAAGACCCACATCAACATCGTCGTCATCGGCCACGTCGATTCTGGCAAGTCTACCACCACCGGCCACCTCATCTACAAATGCGGTGGCATCGACAAGAGGACCATCGAGAAGTTCGAGAAGGAGGCCGCGGAG ATGGGCAAAGGTTCCTTCAAATACGCCTGGGTCTTGGACAAGCTGAAAGCCGAACGTGAGCGTGGTATTACTATCGATATTTCCCTGTGGAAGTTTGAAACGAGCAAATACTACGTCACCATCATTGATGCTCCTGGACACAGAGACTTCATCAAGAACATGATCACTGGAACTTCTCAG GCCGATTGTGCTGTCCTGATTGTTGCTGCTGGTGTTGGTGAGTTCGAGGCTGGTATCTCCAAGAACGGGCAGACCCGTGAGCATGCCCTTCTGGCCTACACCCTGGGTGTGAAACAGCTCATCGTTGGTGTCAACAAGATGGATTCCACCGAGCCACCTTACAGCCAGAAGAGATACGAAGAGATTGTCAAAGAAGTCAGCACTTACATCAAGAAAATTGGCTACAACCCAGACACTGTAGCTTTTGTGCCAATTTCTGGTTGGAACGGAGACAACATGTTGGAGCCCAGCTCTAAT ATGCCTTGGTTCAAGGGGTGGAAGGTTACCCGAAAGGATGGCAATGCCAGTGGAACCACCCTCCTGGAAGCTCTGGACTGTATCCTGCCCCCGACTCGTCCCACTGACAAACCCCTGCGTCTGCCTCTCCAGGACGTCTACAAAATCGGCG GCATTGGAACCGTGCCAGTTGGTCGTGTGGAAACTGGTGTTCTGAAGCCAGGCATGGTGGTTACATTTGCCCCTGTCAACGTTACAACTGAAGTAAAATCTGTTGAGATGCACCACGAAGCCCTGAGCGAAGCTCTGCCTGGTGACAACGTTGGCTTCAACGTCAAGAACGTGTCTGTGAAGGATGTTCGCCGTGGCAATGTTGCCGGTGACAGCAAGAACGACCCTCCGATGGAAGCTGCTGGCTTCACTGCACAG GTTATTATCCTGAACCACCCTGGCCAGATCAGCGCTGGCTATGCCCCTGTGCTGGATTGCCACACCGCTCACATCGCCTGCAAATTTGCTGAGCTCAAGGAGAAGATTGATCGTCGTTCTGGCAAGAAGCTGGAGGATGGCCCCAAATTCCTGAAATCTGGAGATGCTGCCATCGTTGATATGATCCCTGGCAAACCCATGTGTGTCGAAAGCTTCTCTGATTACCCTCCTCTTG GTCGTTTTGCTGTGCGTGACATGAGGCAGACGGTCGCTGTTGGTGTCATCAAGGCAGTTGACAAGAAGGCTGGTGGAGCTGGCAAGGTCACAAAGTCTGCCCAGAAGGCCCAGAAGGCTAAATGA